From Numida meleagris isolate 19003 breed g44 Domestic line chromosome 4, NumMel1.0, whole genome shotgun sequence, the proteins below share one genomic window:
- the CRYGS gene encoding beta-crystallin S, translating into MSRAGPKVTFYEDKNFLGRRYECDADCPDFHTYLNRCNSIRVEGGTWVAYERPNYSGNMYVLRRGEYPDYHHWMGLNDRLGSCKAIQIPSGAQGHIQVFEKGDFGGQMFEATEDCPSILEECHFREVHACRVLEGIWVFYEHPNYRGRQYLLPKGEYRQPVEWGAVTPAVQSFRSIAE; encoded by the exons GTCACCTTCTATGAAGACAAGAATTTCCTGGGTCGTCGCTATGAGTGCGACGCCGACTGCCCCGATTTCCACACCTACCTGAACCGCTGCAACTCCATCCGGGTGGAGGGAGGTACCTGGGTGGCCTATGAGAGGCCTAACTATTCGGGGAACATGTATGTGCTGAGGCGGGGGGAGTACCCTGACTACCACCACTGGATGGGCCTCAACGACCGCCTTGGCTCCTGCAAAGCCATCCAGATA ccAAGTGgagcccagggccacatccaggtGTTTGAGAAGGGGGATTTCGGTGGGCAGATGTTTGAAGCCACTGAAGACTGCCCTTCCATCCTGGAGGAGTGCCACTTTCGAGAGGTCCATGCCTGCCGGGTGCTGGAGGGCATCTGGGTGTTTTATGAGCACCCTAACTACCGGGGCAGGCAGTACCTGCTGCCCAAGGGCGAGTACCGGCAGCCAGTGGAGTGGGGGGCAGTGACCCCCGCTGTCCAGTCCTTCCGCAGCATTGCTGAGTGA